The genomic window GAGCATTGGCAAGGCTTTAAGTAGGCCAGAATGCAGAACACAGTGGGTCAGAATGCAGATGAGGACAGCTGGTGAACCCTTGGCACCTTAACATTGTGGCTCTACACACACCTCAGCAGTGTTTCCCCCTAGGCTTAACTCTTCGTGGCAGATTGCCGAAGGCCATGTTAAATTGTCATCCAGTGCTGATAACTCTCACTAGTCTCTCCTGTCATCTGCACACTGGTTTTCTGTTAATTTGAGTTGACTTTTATCCTAACAGTTTTTCCTTCCTGGTTTTCCCAGATCCGTATGCAGGCTCAGGGCAGTGTGATCCAGGGAAGCATGATGGGAAACTTCATCAACATCTACCAACAGGAAGGAACCAGGGGGCTGTGGAAGGTAGGTGTATGGACACACAGTTTCAAGCACACCCACTTTtaacccccctcactctctctcgctctcacaggGTGTGTCTCTGACAGCGCAGAGAGCAGCCATCGTAGTGGGGGTGGAGCTTCCTGCCTATGACCTCGCAAAGAAACACCTGATTCTGGATTGTCACATGGGTGACAACATTTACACACACTTCTTGTGAGTGACATCATCAATGCTCACCCACCACTCTATTAACTCTCCACAAGAGAGCAACATATGGCTGCGTAAGACTAGGGAACTTCTGACCCTTTCCCTCTGGTTCCCAGGTCCAGTTTTGCGTGTGGTCTGGCGGGGGCTCTGGCCTCTAACCCCATAGACGTGGTCCGCACACGCATGATGAACCAGACATACGGAGCTGTCACCTACCAGGGAACACTGGACTGCTTACTTCAGGTCGGTAGGCACACCAGGGTTTCTGTTATCCGGCTGGCTTTTTGGCCCAAAGATCAAATAAATTAGCACCGTCTAATTGTCCGGGGGAGATCCCATTACAAAATAATGCTTTTAGTCTGGAAATATCAGTTGATGGAAATGCATTTGAATGGTCATGCTtatcgcagcggtctaaggcactgcatctcagtgctagaggcatcactacagaccctggttcgatcccgggctgtctCACAACCGGCCGTGAACGGGAGTCccaatagggtggcgcacaattggcccagtgtcgtccgggttaggtcgtcattgtaaataagaatcagGTTTGTGATGACAATGTGCGTTCATTCAATGCTATGATTGATCTCCTGAAGAAGCTATCCCTTTTCCTTTCTGTATCCCCAAATGTTTGGATATACAGGTAAAGTTActaggttgttagctagctagccaatgatGGAACCATTTGTTTACACTTCAGTCGTGTTAACGGCCCGCAAATAATTTTATAAAGGCCCAAAACATGGTTTATGAATGGGAAATGTGATCTGCTATAGGAAGATAAAAATGTTGCTCTGGTAATATGGTTCAGATCATTTGACCTGGTGGGCTAGAAGCAAGCCATTTTTGCTGTAGTAATGGTGTAGCCTTTACGCTATCGACTCTGCACTCACTTTTTCTCTAGGGCACTCGAAACTAAGTGAAGCCTTATTACAACAGTTGTTGTTATCTGGGATATTTTTTTTCCTATTCACACCGTGCTCCAAAAATTCCTAGATGAACAGCAACATATTTTGTTACATAGAGCTCTGGGTTCATGTCTATTTTCATTAGTTTGTATCTTGTTTATTATGTGGCTTGTCTTGCCTAGCCAAAACTATTTTATAGAGACTTCCATATGCCATTAAAACCCGCCTATTTCTCTCATGTTCTACtggttttcaaatcaactttTATTTTATTGTCAAATAGCCGAACTTCATTCCTAGTCATATTAGAAACCCATGCtagttgcatctttagatctcccaTATTTCTAAAGAAATTTTAATCTCTTTCACATGAAACCACTCGCATGTGTGGTGCGCTTTTGGCACCTGGGTTTCTCTGCTAATTGCATTATGGAACCAGCATTCGCGCGTAGCTTACTGCTTTGTGCGCATTGATGTGCTTAAAcaattatttcttcacattatatcAAAATGTTAAGCTAATAgatctgatctgttgcatcagtcTCATTGCTTTTGAATTGATTTATTTTTTGGTGTAACCTCGGACTACTGGTTGTAAAGTTTGGGATCTATTGTCCCataactgtcccagagtctgttttggAATAGGCTATTTATTTCCCGCGCAGAACAACatgctgaccaatagaataggggaacttttctactatgggggatagtagattgacatagactAGTGATTTTGCTATTAGTCACTCCGCTAATATTGGTATTTCTCAAAAGTCCGGTAAATAAAAATGCTGAAAGTCAATTATCCTAACGGAAACCTTGATGAGGACACCATATGAAccaggggtgtaatcattagtctaaACACCTGCAAAACAGAAtgtattggacaaattcaggtaggtccctccccgttCTGTTTAAGAagcgttttgcaacagaattggcATTATGAATACAGCCCATAGATGCGGGGAATGATTGGTAAAGGGCTCTGTGTGTGTAACGTTTTGTCTCTTCAGACGTCGCGGTCTGAGGGCTTCATGGCACTCTACAAAGGCTTCTTCCCCAACTGGCTCCGTCTCGGCCCATGGAACATCATCGTATCCTTTCACCTACACAGTGTTTTCATTTGTGTATGTTTATCTACCTCTGACGGTTTGCACCAGAGTCGAGGTCAATTCCAGTTTAATATCCATCTGTAGAGTTGGTCATGGAATTTCTTTATAGGAATGCAATTCCTAAATTGACTGAAATTTTTATAAAATTGATCCCAACCTTAGTTTGGACATTCCAATGGCGCCAGAGGGTGAATCTAATGCCAGCTAACGCAATTATGTAATGCAGTtgcacacattacattacattttacaacTCATGCACCGTCTTGTCACAGGTGGATTTGGTCTTGTTGCTGTAGCAGCCCAGTAACCACAGCGGATGTTGCGACAGTTGCACAGACATGAACTTTTTTCATGTCTATGCAACAAGGAAACCGACGGTCTACAGACATTCCATTGGAGTATAAATTAAATTTTTTGAATAGCGGCACTTGTTACATTCTAATTAATTATCTACAGATATGGCATTAGATCAAGTATAAACCTTTAGGAGAGTGGGCCTATAGATTGGGCAGAGGTAGCAGCTATAACTAAACCTCAGCCATGTAATGTGATTATTACATTGAGGTAACCAGGGGATCACAGAAGGGAGCTAAgaacctgtaaccaggtgagctAGGAACGGGTAACCAGGGGATCACAGAAGGGAGCTAAGAACCTGTAACCAGGGGAGCTAGGAACGGGTAACCAGGGGATCACAGAAGGGAGCTAGGAACCTGTAACCAGAGGAGCTAGGAACGGGTAACCAGGGGATCACAGAAGGGAGCTAGGAACCTGTAACCAGAGGAGCTAGGCACGGGTAACCAGGGGATCACAGAAGGGAGCTAGGAACCTGTAACCAGGGGAGCTAGGCACGGGTAACCAGGGGATCACAGAAGGGAGCTAGGAACGGGTAACCAGGGGAGCTAGGAACGGGTAACCAGGGGATCACAGAAGGGAGCTAGGAACGGGTAACCAGGGGAGCTAGGAACGGGTAACCAGGGGATCACAGAAGGGAGCTAGGAACCTGTAACCAGGGGAGCTCGGAACGGGTAACCAGGGGGTCACCAAGGTGCGCTCGGAACGGGAATGGAAGTCTACAGGGTGGAGTGGaagtggtgtgtttgggatgtGTTATGTTCCTAGCAAAGCTCCTGCACGGAGAAGtatgtctttattttttatttctctctttctgtccttaaCTCCTCCTTAGTTCTTTGTTACCTACGAACAGCTGAAGAAGATGGAGGTCTGATGGAGAGAATGAAATGTAGCGCTGTGGAGAAGAGGAAAGAACTCGGCCAGAGAGGGGAAAGAATGGACCAAAAGAGGGGTGGATGTATCCTGTCTAGCCTCCCACTTCTTGTCTGGGTGGTGTTGACCACGCCCCCTCAGACACATTTCTCCTTTCTGATTGGCTGCTTACGTAATGGAGCTCTGGTTGGTTGGGAAAGAGGAAGTGAAAGTTGCGGTCAATTGCACCATCAGAAAGCAAGGTGACGCGAAGACCATAATTTTGAAACTGGCCCTAaattatgtatttattattatgttTTGAATCTGTCGAGCCTCAACCACTGGtatcatataaacacacacgACATGGACAAATGTGGGTTGTGAGTTGGGGGTTTGTTACTACGATGATATATTTCTATTTATCAGGACTTTTGCAACCGAGGAAATTTATATGACCGGACCTTCTAAAATAGTACTTGAGTACCCCTGATGTACAGGTTCTCAAATAATGTTAAAAGCAGTTACTACTTACCTCAGATTGTATGGATTTCAGATGCCTTGGTGTGCGTTCTCTTGTTGCAAGAGGAACTGCCAAAAGAAGCTGTGGAAAAGACTGCTAACTTTGCCATTTACTCAAGGACTGGCCACTTTCTGAAACCCTAGATGTCTGTGCAGCCACTGGAAAGCTTATATTTGTTATGATGGTTGGCTGTGGGTTTGGATTTTGTATGTCAGAGTATTTTCTAATTATAGAACTGGGTTGGTAGGACTTTTAATGGGGCTAGTTGTATAACCAGATTAAGATCACAGGTCAGGTGACCACTAATTCTCCCACACACacttaatcacacacacacacacaatggcacaTAGGTTATTAATGCCAGGGTGAATTGGCTCAGTGTATTGACTCACTCAGTCATGTGGGCACCCTTAGAACAAACTTTCTTCATTTCAGGGTGACCTGGCACAGTGTACGAATGACCTACACAGAGTTAATGGGGACGGTGTGTACGGACTATTCTGGGTTCATATTATTAATACACTCTGGACAGCCTGATTGGCACGCCGCCCCGTACGTCATTTCAGGACCCCTATCTCTGACACGCCTAGCACCAGTTCTTACTCTGCCACAGCAGCAGACACTCCATATTATATCCCTGTTCAGGTCGAGGTGTCCAATCCAACCTATTTAACCTTTAATTTACAGGATATCTCTTAAACTTCCAGAGACCTGCCTGTAGTCTGACCTGGCCTATGCAGTAACAGGGAAGTGAATGTCAAGAGAGGTGGCTGTTGTATATTTAGCCATTGCACCTGACTACCAATGCAATTTTATGTGTGCTGGTGTTGTTGATTTGCCATTTTATGATCCCAAGACACCGAACAAATGTACGTGTCAACTAACTGTTAATCCTCTATTACCCTTCATTTCTTCTACTTTGTTCTTCACTATTATCAGTTAGATCATTTGAAGGTGAACTTgctagtttttttttcttcttgagTTAAGGTTGAACCTCGGAGTGTGTTCATGTGACAATATGGTTATTGTATATGGTTTGTTTATAGCCCCCAAAACCTTAATTCCAATGTGTCACTGTCATAGCCCCTTAAATACTTCTGTTATCCTGATTTTAAAGCAAGGCATACATAAACTTCTGACTGGTCTCATGTTTTACTTCAACTGGGAGTAAAGCCCAGTCTATTCACTAGGATGAAACGAAAGCAAACGGGGCTAAATGGGGATGGACAACCTGACGTTAAGAAACGCTTGTTTTTCCATTCCAAAAATGCTGGCTTCGGAGTGCGCTAATGAAAACGACCGTGAACTTGTGATCTGACCAGGAATGTAATGAGCATATAGACTCCGTCCCAGTCTATTGACCAATCCTGTATTGACACCTAGTCTCTAGGAACATGCAAAATCATATGGTGAAAATTCAGTTTATGGCTTGATTCATTTGCAGAAGTTCAGTTCTATAGCGGGATTGAAATGTGACGGTAATTTACGATTTGAACCGACATGAAGCATTCACTGAATGCACTCTCCGTGACCAGGGGAACATGGCCTTTTTCCATTTCAATCGCGCTGAACGTCCATGATCAGTATACAATCGAGTCCTTGGACTATCAAGGCAATATTGCTTGCTGTCCAATTCTTTCATATCAGCTATGGATTTGTCATACCTGTAATTTCCTACATGGAAGTCCCACTAGACAGTTACACATTCGTCCACAGGGTGCCGCTGTGTACCATGTCTATGTATAAACTCTCTATTGCAGACATATTTTTACACTCAGGACCCAAAATCTAGCACCACCTTGttttaaaatacacacacacactaattcatGAATAATTCAAAGGCTCTGATCTAATTGTTCTTTATTTCAGTGGATAAATACCCTTGTTTTCCTCACCAGTTTTTGAAGAGATTGCCATGAACCCTGACTGTATGAATGCTTTGGTTATTTTATTGACGGAGACAACATGGGATGGACTCATTAGATGTATATAGATggctgttattctaacttctgaATCTGAGCCATGATGGTGTATTTTTACTGCAAAGCTTCActtcttaaaaaaaatatttaaaaaatgctgGTGTTTTCAGTAATTTCACAGTGGAGCAAACTATCTGACATGAAGGCAATAGAACCAAGAACAGTCCAAATGCGTAACTCAAAGCttaccaactacacacacacacacacacacacagggcttctccaaaagccaatggccatggggggTTCCAATCACCATGGTGCATTGTGGGTAGCATTCATTCCTTTTTTGCTCCTGGGGTACAGGGGTTGGCTTATTGTGTTGGAGGGATCTGTATGTGTTAGAGGAATTGGGTTCTGGGCTCCATTCCAAATTCTCCTTGATTTGCTCAATAATGAAAGGACAATAATATAATTGCTTGCAATAATGTACTTTTTGCAATCATGTAAatttggtaatggtgagaggtaaaATACTTTGCATAAATTgcagggtatataacaaagtattgagaaacttttgttgaccaaatacttatttttccaccataatttgcaaatgaattcattacaaatcccacaatgtgattgttctggattttttttcccctcattttgtctgtcatgtacctatgatgaaaattacaggcctcatctttttttaagtaggataacttgcacaattggtggctgactaaatacttttttgtcccactgtgtgtgtgtgtgtgtgtgtgtgtatatatgaggcTATATGTAATACAAATTGAGGTGAGGGCGATGGAAATGCATTTGGCCGTTGATCTACTTTTGTTCTGTAAATGGCACTGTGTACTCTTTTCGAAGGATGGATCCCAGTCTTTTCAGGGCTGTGCCATATTGTGGGTCGGGGGTGGTCTGCCAGGCATTGGTATGACAACCCAACTCTAGATGAGGGCTTTTAGCAGTGGAATAGTGGGGACCAATttggaggtttacttagtagcaatgTAAATATCATGGTACAACAATATAGACACTCAATTATCATGTtacgtttacaaacatatattttgataaatGGAATTGTAGGTTGTCTCATGGTGAAATAAatatagccagttataattgtaatggcttagcagataaGAAAACAACACTAAGGTTCTTTACCCGGCACAACAATTTTAGAATTGTGCCAGTTTTGTGGAAAAAGGATTGAGGGGGacaaaatatatttctcccatgggcaaagaaatgaaaaaggggtgatggttttaattaacagttaacagttttttttttatttaaccaggtatgcaagttgagaacaagttctcatttacaactgtgacctggccaagataaagcaaagcagtttgacaggtacaacaacacagttacacatggaataaaacaaacatacagtagaaaaataagtctatacataatgggaggtaaaggcaaaaagatattaaaaggccatggtggcgaagtaaatacaatatagcacgTAAAACACGAACAGTAAAtatgcagtggaagaatgtgcaacatagagaaataatggggtgcaaaggagcaaaataaataaatacagtagggggagaggtagttgtttgggctaaattatagatgggctatgtacaggtgctgtaatctgtgagctgctctgacagctggtgcttaaagctagtgagggagatagtgtttccagtttcagagattgttgtagtttgttccagtcattggcagcagagaactggaaggagaggcagccaaaggaagaattggtgttgggggtgaccagagagatatatatatatatatctacctacctgctggagcgtgtgctacaggtgggtgctgctatggtgaccagcaagctgagataaggggggactttacctagcagggtcttgtagatgacctggagccagtgggattggcgtgaatatgaagcgagggccagccaacgagagcgtacaagtCGAAAGCCTTTGGTCAGGTCAATGAATACgtctgcacagtattgtttcttatcgatggcggttaataTATTGTttcggaccttgagcgtggctgaggtgtacccatgaccagctctgaaaccatattgcatagcggagaaggtatggtgggattcaaaatggtaaTCTGTTGAcgtggctttcgaagaccttagaaaggcagggtaggatagatataggtctctagcagtttgggtcaaaaatgcttattgaaattctcaattatggtggatttatcagtggtgaccgtgtttcctatcttcagtgcagtgggcagctgggaggaggtgtttttattctccatggactttagtgtcccagaacaattttgagttagtgttgcaagaagcaaatttctgcttgaaaaagctagccttggcttttctaactgcctgtgtatattggtttctagcttccatGAAAAGTTGTATGTCCCTGGGGCTGTTCGACGccaatgcagaacgccataggatgtttttgtgttggttaagggcagtccgGTCTGGAGAGCACCAAGGGcgatatctgttcctggttctaaatttcttgaatggggcgtGCTTATATAAGATGGATGAGgatggcatttaaaaaaaataataataaccaggcatcctctacttacgggatgagatcaatatccttccaggatacatgacacaggttgattagaaaggcctgctcactgactGCTGgcccattacagatgcaggcaatgaggcagtgatcgctgagatcttggttgaaaacagcagaggtgtatttagagggcaagttggttagggtgatatctatgagggtgcccgtgtttacagctttggggtggtacctggtaggttcattgataatttgtgtgagattgaaagcatcaagcttagattgcaggatggctggggtgttaagcatttttcagtttaggtcgcctagcagcacgggCTCTGAAGATGGATGGGGGGCAATcatttcacatatggtgtccagagcacagctgggggcagagggtggtctatagcaggcggcaatggtgagagactttttttatagaggtggatttttaaaagtagaagttcaaatattttgggtacagacctggatagtagcctgcagagttctgtcctatctttgcagtagattgcaacactgccccctttggctgttctatcttgtctgaaaatgttgtcgtTAGGGATgaagatttcagaatttttggtggtcttcctaaaccaggattcagacacggctaggacatctgggTTGGTAGAGTGTggtaaagcagtgaataaaacaaacttagggaggaggctctTATGCTAACATGcaagaaaccaaggctattacagttacagaagtcatcaaaagagggcgcctggggaataggagtggagcaaggcactgcagggcctggattcacctctacatcaccagaggaacagaggagtagtaggataagggtacggctaaaagctatgagaactggtcgtctagaacgtctggagcAGAGTAAAAGGAGATTTCTgcgggcgataaaatagcttcaaggtataggatgtgaatacagtggaggtaaacctaggtattgagtgatgatagagatattgtctctagaaacataattgaaaccaggtgatgtcatcgcatgtgtgggtggtagAACTGAAAGCtaggataaggtatagtgagcagggctagaggctctacagtggaataagccaataaacactaaccagcacagcaatggacaaggcctATTGACAttgagaggcatgcttagtcgagtgatcataagggtccagtgagtagtgaggttggttggggtcacggcgattcagacagctagccgggccatcggtagcaagctagcataggatggaggtctgtatTTAGCCACCTCAtttccgtcggtagattagtggggttccgtgtggtagaggggatcaatccaattggcaaaatagatatagttatagtgacccaagacAAATTgtgtgcaaattgtccaaacatATCATCAAAGTAGATGGAtaattttaaatatgttattggacacTAAACATATGGCTTATTAACCCACAcggtccaaataatgatgatccaagcttctttgaaaatatatatataagaatgtatcaactctacaagcaacactagacTATTATTATTGTGGGGAATTTTAATATGGTTATAAATATTTCTATGGAccataaaggaaatcacactacaaatatcaccctcaggcacttaaggaaatcatgaacgtgatggatatattggaattagtggatacagtgccttgcgaaagtatttggcccccttcaactttgcgaccttttgccacatttcaggcttcaaacataaagatataaaactgtattttttgtgaagaatcaacaacaagtgggacacaatcatgaagtggaatgacatttattggatatttcaaacctttttaacaaatcaaaaactgaaaaattgggcgtgcaaaattattcagcccccttaagttaataccttgtagcgccaccttttgctgcgattacagctgtaagtcgcttggggtatgtctctatcagttttgcacatcgagagactgaaattttttcccattcctccttgcaaaacagctcgagctcagtgaggttggatggagagcatttgcgaacagcagttttcagttctttccacagattctcgattggattcaggtctggactttgacttggccattctaacacctggatatgtttatttttgaaccattccattgtagattttgctttatgttttggatcattgtcttgttggaagacaaatctccgtcccagtctcaggtcttttgctgactccatcaggttttcttccagaatggtcctgtatttggctccatccatcttcccatcaatttgaaccatcttccctgtccctgctgaagaaaagcaggcccaaaccatgatgctgccaccaccatgtttgacagtggagatggtgtgttcatggtgatgagctgtgttgcttttacgccaaacataacattttgcattgttgccaaaaagttcaattttggtttcatctgaccagagcaccttcttccacatgtttggtgtgtctcccaggtggcttgtggcaaactttaaactacactttttatggatatctttaagaaatggctttcttcttgccactcttccataaaggccagatttgtgcaatatacgactgattgttgtcctatggacagagtctcccacctcagctgtagatctctgcagttcctccagagtgatcatgggcctcttggctgcatctctgatcagtcttctccttgtatgagctgaaagtttagagggacggccaggtcttggtagatttgcagtggtctgatactccttccatttcaatattatcgcttgcacagtgttccttgggatgtttaaagcttgggaaatctttttgtatccaaatccggctttaaacttcttcacaacagtatctcggacctgcctggtgtgttccttgttcttcatgatgctctctgcgcttttaacggacctctgagactatcacagtgcaggtgcatttatacggagacttgattacacacaggtggattgtatttatcatcattagtcatttaggtcaacattggatcattcagagatcctcactgaacttctggagagtttgctgcactgaaagtaaaggggctgaataattttgcacgcccaatttttcagttattgatttgttaaagtttaaaatatccaataaatgtcgttccacttcatgattgtgtcccacttgttgttgattcttcacaaaaaaatagttttatatctttgtttgaagcctgaaatgtggcaaaaggtcgcaaagttcaaggggggcgaatactttctcaaggcactgtatatggagacttaaataccctgacctagtgagatatacatggcgacTGCTTAATCAAGCTtgtcgtcttgactactttcttatgccattctctctggcaccaaaagtgTTGCTAGGGGACAGAATGTGGTCGGATCATCACATtattggcatatatattactcttacagaatttccacgtgggcgaggatattggaaatttaatcaaagcctactagATGATAAATTGTTTAGATCTAGGACAGAAGAATGTGTAACTGACTTTTTCATACATAACAgatacagcagatccccttattgtatgggacacttttaaatgtgcctttagaggccatgcaattcagtactcatctat from Oncorhynchus masou masou isolate Uvic2021 chromosome 3, UVic_Omas_1.1, whole genome shotgun sequence includes these protein-coding regions:
- the LOC135511055 gene encoding kidney mitochondrial carrier protein 1-like translates to MSNFNWKPFVFGGLASVTAECGTFPIDLTKTRLQVQGQVGDSKYREIRYRGMLHAIGRICREEGISALYSGLAPAMLRQASYGTIKIGTYQSFKRLLVERPEDETLLTNVLCGVLSGVISSSIANPTDVLKIRMQAQGSVIQGSMMGNFINIYQQEGTRGLWKGVSLTAQRAAIVVGVELPAYDLAKKHLILDCHMGDNIYTHFLSSFACGLAGALASNPIDVVRTRMMNQTYGAVTYQGTLDCLLQTSRSEGFMALYKGFFPNWLRLGPWNIIFFVTYEQLKKMEV